The sequence below is a genomic window from Sorangiineae bacterium MSr12523.
TCTCTCGTACTACTCGACGGCCGACGGCGGCACCGGGATGGCGGGCGGCCACTTCACCTTCAAGGTCGGGGCGCTCTGAGTCATGCGGGCCCTCGGCGTTGCGCTCGGCGTGCTTCTCGCGGCGGGCGTCGCCGAGGCCCATGCGCAGACCTGCACGCGTCCCACCGACCCTGCCGGTTACGCCGGCTACGCGTATGGCGCCGCGGCCGTCGCGCACTTCGATGAAGCGCGCACGCGCATCTGGTACACGACGGAGGGCGAGCATCGCGTCCATGCGGCGAGCACGCGCCCCGATGGAGTGCCCGACGAGGTAGCCCGCGCCGCAGCGGTGACGCAAGATGCGCTCGATCGCTACGCGGGTATGGGATTTCGCGCGCCGCCGCCCGACGAAGACACCGCGTGCGGTTCCAACGGCGGCGACGGCCGGCTCGATGTGTACCTCGTGCATTTCACGGGGGCTGACGGCACCGCGGTGCCGGAGCGGTGCGTGGGACGGCAGTGTGCGAGCTTCATCCTGGCCGAGAGCCAACTCGGGGAGAGGTACCCCACGGCCGAAATAGGCATCCGCACCGTGCTCCCGCACGAGGTGTTTCACACCGTGCAGAACGCCTACGACGCGCAGATGGATCGCTTCTGGGCCGAGGGGACTGCGCAGTGGGCGGCAAAGACACTGGATCCCACGCTCACCGATCTGGAGTCGTTTCTGCCGGCGTTCTTTCGCGAGCCATCGCGCTCCCTCGATCTTCCGCCGGGCGGGGCGTCCGCCGCGTATCTTTATGGCAGCGCGATCTGGCCGGTGTACCTGACGGAGACACGCGGCAACGACATCGTGCGCACCATTTTGGAGGCCGAAGGTGCCGATGGCAGCCCGGCCTTGAAGGCGACGGATACCGTCCTGCGCCCATCGAGCCTCGCCACTGAGTTTACGCGCTTTGCCGTTTGGAACACGGCGACGGGAACACGTGCCATGAACGCTGGATACCGTGATGCCAAGAAGTACCCCATGTCGAGCGTGCCGGATTTCCCGGCCGAGGGCAGTGTGCGACGTGCCACGGCAGGCCTCGCGTCCTTCTATTATCGATTGAAGGTCGACGCGGCGAAGCTTCTCGCCTTCGAGGCGGATCCCACGCGCACGGCCGCAACACTCGTTCCGCTCGAGGACGGGATCGCGCGCATCGATCGCACGACAGCGCTTTCGACGACGATTCCGACGCGCGTCGAGGCCGAATCCATCCTCGTCGTCAGCGGCGTGACCACGAACAAAACCGATGCAACCTTTGCGCTCACGTTGAGCACACCTCCGCCGATCGAAACCCCTCCGCCGCCAGACCCGGGTTCGAGCTCCAACTCGAGCTCGGGCGGCTGTTCCGTCTCATCGCACGAGAGCTCGAGCAGCGGCTCCTTCGCCCTCATCCTCGCGCTTGCGCTCTTCGCGGCCGCGTGCGGTCGCACCTCGTCCGCCAAACCAACGCAAGCGGCGCGCATCGTTTCCGTCGGTGGACCGGTCACCGAGACCGTCTTTCTCCTCGGCGCGGGCGAGCAGGTCGTCGGCACCGACACCTCCAGCGTGCACCCCGACAAAGCCAATCAGCTTCCGCGCGTCGGCTACCAACGCACCCTCGGCGCCGAGGGCGTCTTGAGCCTTACCCCCACCCTGGTCATCGCCGCCGAAGAAGCCGGCCCGCCTGCCGCACTCGAGCAGATCCGCGGCGCCGGCGTGCGCCTCGAGATCATTCCCTCGGAGCCATCGGTCGCGGCGGCACGGGCGCGCATCGAAAAGGTGGGGCAGCTCCTCGGCCGCGACACGAAGCAGGCCCTCGGCGACTTCGACGCGGACATCGGCCGCGCCGGCGCACTGGTTGCCAAGGCAACATCGCACCCCAAGGTGCTAGCCCTCTATGCGCGCGGCCAGAATCTGCTGCACGTGTTCGGCGCACACTCCGCCGCCGACTCGATGGTGCGCCTCGCCGGCGGCATCAACGCGGTCAGCGGATTCGATGGCTCGAAACCCATGGCCCCCGAGGCGATGGTCGAGGCGGCGCCCGACATCATCCTCGTCCCCGCGCGCGGATTGGAAAGCCTGGGCGGCGCCGAGGGCCTCGCCAAGGTATCCGGCATCGCACAAACCCCCGCGGCGAAAGAGAAGCACTTCGTCGCCATGGATGACCTGCTCCTGCTCGGCTTCGGTCCGCGCACGGGGCAGGCCATCCGGGAGCTCGCGCGAAAGATTCATCCCGAGCTCGCGTCGGAACCCGACTGATGCTCCTGCCGGCCGCGCTTCCGCTTCCGCAACCCCGCACGCGACGGCGGCTGATCCTCCCCGGCCTGATCGCGCTTCTCGCCGCATCGGCCATTCTCGCCGCGGCCCTCGGGGGCGTGCCGCTGCCGCCGCTCGAAATCGCTGCACTCCTCGCCAGCAAGGCCGGCATCGCACTGCCCGTGGAAACGACGCAGGAGCACACCGCGATCTTCTTCGCCATCCGCTTGCCACGCGTCGTGCTGGGCGTGCTCGTTGGCTCGGGGCTCGGCATGGCGGGTGCGGCCATGCAGGGCGTCTTTCGCAATCCGCTGGCCGATCCGGGCCTGCTCGGCATCTCCAGCGGTGGTGCGCTGGGGGCCGTCGCCGCCATCGTGCTCGGCGCGCACTGGGCGCAAGCCATCGCGCCGTGGATCTCTGCACCGCACATGCTGCCGGTGGCCGCCTTCCTCGGTGCGCTCGGCGCGGCATGGCTCGTGGAGCGCCTCGCCCGCGTCGAAGGCCGCATCGTCGTATCCATGTTTCTTCTCGCGGGCATCGCCGTCGCCGCACTATGTGCCGCGCTCACGGGCCTTCTCACCTTCACCGCCACCGATGCGCAGCTTCGCACGATTCTCTTTTGGACCCTGGGAAGCCTCGGCGGCGCCACTTGGAAGACCGTCCTCGCGACGGCGTTGTTTCTCGCCGCCCCCGTCGCACTGCTGCCGCGCTTTGCACGCGCGCTCAACGCGCTCTTGCTCGGCGAATCGGAGGCACGAAACCTCGGCGTCGCCGCCGACCGCGTGAAGAAGGTCACCACCGTGCTCATCGCGCTCGCCGTGGGCACCTCCGTCGCGGTCTCCGGCGTGGTCGGATTCATCGGCCTCATCGTCCCACACGTCGTGCGGCTCACCGCAGGCCCCGATCATCGCGTGCTCCTCCCAGGCTCCGCGCTCCTGGGCGCCAGCTTGGTTCTCTGGGCCGACGCCCTTGCGCGAACCGCCGTGTTGCCCGCCGAGCTTCCGTTGGGCATCGTCACGGCATCCGTCGGCGCGCCCTGTTTCATCGCACTGCTCGTGCGCGAACGCGGGAGGCTCGGATGATCGAGGCACGCAACGTCAGCTTTCGCGCCGGCGCGATCCCTCTCGTGAACGAGGTGTCGCTCGCCGCCAAACCCGGCGAGGTCGTCGCCATCGTCGGCCCCAACGGTGCCGGCAAATCGACCTTGCTCAAGATGCTCTCCGGCGAGCTCACCCCATCGTCGGGCGAGGTCCGCATGGGCGACCGCCCCCTCGCCGAATGGTCCGTGCACGACCGCGCGCGGGTGCGGGCCGTCCTTTCGCAGCACGAAGACCTTCGCTTCGCCTTTACCGGATTCGACGTGGTGCTGCTCGGGCGCTCGCCCCATATCGCGGGCACCGAATCGATGCGCGACACCGCCATCGCGCGATTGGCCATGTCCGCAACGGACACGCTCGCCTTCGAAGAGCGAACCTACGTCACCCTTTCCGGCGGCGAGCGCCAGCGCATCCAGCTCGCGCGCGCCCTGGCCCAAATCTGGGAGGCACCCGAAGGGCAACACCGAGTGCTTCTTTTGGACGAGCCGACGAACAGCCTCGATTTGCATCACCAACACGCCGTGTTGCACTGGGCGCGAAAGATGGCGGCAGACGGAGTGGCCGTCGTCGCCGTGCTCCACGATTTGAATCTCGCCGCACAATCCGCCGATCGCATTGCCGTCCTTCGCGCCGGCCGCCGCGTGGCCGAGGGCCCGCCGGGCGACGTGCTCACGGCGGAATTGGTGCGCGAGGTCTTCTCCGTCGAGGCGATGGTGCTCCCGCACCCCGAGCTCGACTGTCCTCTCATTGTCACGCGTTCCGCATCATCGGAGGTCCGGTCATGAATCAAAACGATTTGTACGAGCGGTGGCTTGATCTTCGGGCCTCCGAGAAACGACTGTTCGCGCTCGATGCCGCGAACAAATTGAATGTCACCGAATGCGAGCTCGTCGCCTCGGCGTGCACGGCCCCGTCGGGCTCGTCGGGCCCTATCGCCGTACGCCTCGAGGTGCCCGATTGGGTTGCCTTCGTATCCGCCCTCCCCAAGTTGGGACTCGTCAAAGCCATTACGCGCAATCAACCCGCGGTCATCGAAGTGGAGGGCAACTACGATCGCATCGAGTTCTTCGGCGCCCATGGCCAGAGCCTCGGCACCATTGACTTGCGCATCTTCCTTCGCGTCTGGCGATACGCGTTTTTCGTGCGCGAAGAGACATCGCGCGGCACCTCGGAAAGCCTGCAGATTTTCGACGAGACCGGCCGAGCCATCCACAAGATCTACCTTCGCGCCGAAAGTGACCGAACGGCCTTCCTCGAGCTGATCGAGACGTACCGCGCGAAGTCCAGCGCGGCCTTGGAGCTCGCGCCGCCCGCGCAAGTTCGACCGGTCCGTCCCGACGCGGAAATCGATGTCGATGGGCTTCGGCAAGCCTGGCTTGCCATGACCGACACGCACGAGTTCTTCGGACTTTTGCAGCGATTCAGCGTTGCCCGAACGCAAGCGCTCCGGCTGGCAGGCTCCGATTTGGCCTATCCGGTGGAGCGCGACAGCCTCGAGCGGATCCTGCAGAGCGCGGCGGCGTCGGGCCTATCGATCATGGTGTTCGTCGGCAACGCGGGAATCATTCAGATTTACTCCGGCGCCATCACCAAGGTCGTTCCGACCGGACCGTGGATCAACGTGCTCGACCCGACGTTCAACCTGCACGTCCAGCGCGATTTAATCGATTCAGCCTGGGTCGTGCGCAAGCCCACCAAAGACGGGAACGTCACATCGCTCGAGCTCTACACGCGCGAAGGTGAGCAGATTGCACTGCTCGTTGGGCTTCGAAAGCCAGGTCAAACGGAGAACCCCGCTTGGCGCAGCGCAGTGGAAGCACTCCCGGCCGCGCTAAACCAAAATGTTACTTCTTTGACCTAATCCTATTTCATTTCCCTTGCGTACGTGGCGCGTGGTGGTTCTAATTAACTGAGCGAGGCGCGGAGAGCGCCCCACGCACCGCTGTCAAGACAGCGCTGGGAGGAAAACAAGCAGACGAGTCTTTGCGGAGAGATAGTCGCCTGGTGCCCGCGTCACGTAACTGCGCGTCACGAGACCTTGAAAGCCGTTTACCTCATGTAGCGGCTCCACAAGGAGGTACCTGTCCAGGTAAGATTGAAAATCATAATCGATATTCAACGACCCCGTTGAACTTCGACGGGGATCCCTAAGCCAGTGGAAGCACCAGGCAACGCCCATCTCTCCGCGCGACGCCGGCACTATTGCCGGCGTCGCTTTTTTTGTCTGCACCATCCGGCACTCCACCGACGCCGGAGCAGGGTCTCCTACCAGACTGAAGCCACTTCGAAACAATCCGCTTGCGGCCACCATCCACTACTCAGCACCGAGTCAGGTCCTACTCAGGTCTTCGACCGGGCCATCCCGATATCCAAACGACACCGCCCCTGCCCGGCGGACATTCGTAACCGGCACCTTGTATAAGCGCAGCACCGTTCCGACATCGGTATCGTCCAAAAGCGAATCGTCACCTCCGGTAACGACGCGGCAACGTGAGTGTCCACATACTCACCTCGCTTGCCACGTCTTGGTGTCCAGGTTCGTTTTGGACGGCGTCGTTGAGAGGAGTCCATTGTGCGTGCGCAGCGCCGCGGACGGCGCACCTGCTAGCACGAAACGTCTCCGAAAAATCCAACCGCGCCCCCGATTTCCGTCGTTGCTCTCTCGTTCGAAGCCCGCGTGTCACCAGGAGTAGTGCGTCAAGTTGTACGCGTTCCGATTAAAAATCGAATTTGAACTATTCGCACTAATTCCTAGTACGCGCGGCAATTAGTCGGTTTACCGGAGGTACGTCAGATGCGGATGGGCATCAGGGTTTCGGTGCTTATAGCGGCTGTCGCCGTGACGGCGGCTGCGTGTGGAAGTTCCAATGAAAGTTTCTTCGATCCCAACGCCCAGGACGGTGGCCCTCCAATAGGGAACGGCAATTCCGATGCGGGCGGCGGGTTCGGTCAGACAGACGGTAAGGCGCCCCCGGTTAACTGCACACCCAAATCGGCGTGCGCTCCCGACCAAAAATGTGGGTTGGAGGGCGACGGGTGTGACGGAACGCTGGGATGCGGGGCCTGTGCGCCCGGCA
It includes:
- a CDS encoding ABC transporter substrate-binding protein → MRALGVALGVLLAAGVAEAHAQTCTRPTDPAGYAGYAYGAAAVAHFDEARTRIWYTTEGEHRVHAASTRPDGVPDEVARAAAVTQDALDRYAGMGFRAPPPDEDTACGSNGGDGRLDVYLVHFTGADGTAVPERCVGRQCASFILAESQLGERYPTAEIGIRTVLPHEVFHTVQNAYDAQMDRFWAEGTAQWAAKTLDPTLTDLESFLPAFFREPSRSLDLPPGGASAAYLYGSAIWPVYLTETRGNDIVRTILEAEGADGSPALKATDTVLRPSSLATEFTRFAVWNTATGTRAMNAGYRDAKKYPMSSVPDFPAEGSVRRATAGLASFYYRLKVDAAKLLAFEADPTRTAATLVPLEDGIARIDRTTALSTTIPTRVEAESILVVSGVTTNKTDATFALTLSTPPPIETPPPPDPGSSSNSSSGGCSVSSHESSSSGSFALILALALFAAACGRTSSAKPTQAARIVSVGGPVTETVFLLGAGEQVVGTDTSSVHPDKANQLPRVGYQRTLGAEGVLSLTPTLVIAAEEAGPPAALEQIRGAGVRLEIIPSEPSVAAARARIEKVGQLLGRDTKQALGDFDADIGRAGALVAKATSHPKVLALYARGQNLLHVFGAHSAADSMVRLAGGINAVSGFDGSKPMAPEAMVEAAPDIILVPARGLESLGGAEGLAKVSGIAQTPAAKEKHFVAMDDLLLLGFGPRTGQAIRELARKIHPELASEPD
- a CDS encoding iron ABC transporter permease, with protein sequence MLLPAALPLPQPRTRRRLILPGLIALLAASAILAAALGGVPLPPLEIAALLASKAGIALPVETTQEHTAIFFAIRLPRVVLGVLVGSGLGMAGAAMQGVFRNPLADPGLLGISSGGALGAVAAIVLGAHWAQAIAPWISAPHMLPVAAFLGALGAAWLVERLARVEGRIVVSMFLLAGIAVAALCAALTGLLTFTATDAQLRTILFWTLGSLGGATWKTVLATALFLAAPVALLPRFARALNALLLGESEARNLGVAADRVKKVTTVLIALAVGTSVAVSGVVGFIGLIVPHVVRLTAGPDHRVLLPGSALLGASLVLWADALARTAVLPAELPLGIVTASVGAPCFIALLVRERGRLG
- a CDS encoding heme ABC transporter ATP-binding protein yields the protein MIEARNVSFRAGAIPLVNEVSLAAKPGEVVAIVGPNGAGKSTLLKMLSGELTPSSGEVRMGDRPLAEWSVHDRARVRAVLSQHEDLRFAFTGFDVVLLGRSPHIAGTESMRDTAIARLAMSATDTLAFEERTYVTLSGGERQRIQLARALAQIWEAPEGQHRVLLLDEPTNSLDLHHQHAVLHWARKMAADGVAVVAVLHDLNLAAQSADRIAVLRAGRRVAEGPPGDVLTAELVREVFSVEAMVLPHPELDCPLIVTRSASSEVRS
- a CDS encoding hemin-degrading factor, whose translation is MNQNDLYERWLDLRASEKRLFALDAANKLNVTECELVASACTAPSGSSGPIAVRLEVPDWVAFVSALPKLGLVKAITRNQPAVIEVEGNYDRIEFFGAHGQSLGTIDLRIFLRVWRYAFFVREETSRGTSESLQIFDETGRAIHKIYLRAESDRTAFLELIETYRAKSSAALELAPPAQVRPVRPDAEIDVDGLRQAWLAMTDTHEFFGLLQRFSVARTQALRLAGSDLAYPVERDSLERILQSAAASGLSIMVFVGNAGIIQIYSGAITKVVPTGPWINVLDPTFNLHVQRDLIDSAWVVRKPTKDGNVTSLELYTREGEQIALLVGLRKPGQTENPAWRSAVEALPAALNQNVTSLT